The genomic stretch TGGATGGGGAGGCAGGCCTGGAAGTGAAGGATGACCCTCCCTGATTTACAGCCACATCAAGGCAAAGTACCCAGACCTCTTCCCCAAGGAAGGGCCTTTGCCACACTTTAGCCTCTGGGGAGCAGGATGGGATGCCCTTTGTCACAGGACACCCACCGCATGTCCCCGGAGGCCAGAGCCAGTTGGTGGAGCGGAAGTCCTGTACTATTCTTGACCTACAAGTTGGAAAGCAAGTGCAGGGATTTGCAGCCCATCCCTGGCTCAGGGCAGAACTGGAACCAAAGGGCAGGctgtttccctctgcccctactccgAGTCTGTCACCCCCAGGAGTCCGTGAACAGTCACCTTCTATACTGGCAGGGAGCCCTGCCAGGCCCTGTGATGTGTGGGGACAATGTGGCAGAGCTGGGCGGGGGAAGACCATTTGGTCCCAGGGATGTTGCGTGTGGGGTGCTCCCTTTGGTCTGAAGACAGGATCCCTGAGGAAGGACTGCAGCCTGAGAGGGGGTGCTgtattcccttctctctgctgggCCCCTTCCAGAGAGACCCCTGCCCTGGACCCAGGGATCAGAGAGCCTTCAAAGGTTGACTGATGTCTTGCAGGGACAGGGAAATGGCAAGGCTTGACCAGAGAGGCTACCGGAAGCCGTGTGAGAAACAACCTTGTCTCCTTGTCCTATGCTGAAAGGTAGTCTGCAGAAGGAACAAATGTCTGTTTTCTGAGTTCACGAATTTGGGATGAGccactccctctctgtccccacagTCTGGTGCTTGGAATGTTGAGAGGGATGAGGGGCGGTGAGGTGGAGGGGTGTGCCCGGGCTTGGAATCCAGCCAACTTGGGTGCTGAACCCCGGACTCACCCACTCACTACCTGTGCAACCACAGGCAGGTACCCGTacttctgtgggcctcagtttccccacctggaaACAGTGAGTTAATAATTCTTTGCAGACTGGTTTTAAGATTTAGagaaaatatggggcgcctgggtggcttagtcggttgagcttccaacttcagctcaggtcacgatctcacagtctgtgagttcaagccccgcgtcgggctctgtgctggcagctcagagcctggagcctgcttcagattctgtgtctctctctctctctgcccctcccttgctcatgctctgtttctctgtgtctcaaaaataaataaacacttaaaaaaaaaagatttagagaaaATATATGGATGACACTGTATTCATTTCCAAGCTTGCCATAACAACCACAGActggtatttattaaaaaaatggtaacatttgttttctcactgttctggaggggGGCCGGAAGTCCTGTATGTTAGTGTCATTAAGGTCTCTCTCCTTGGTGGCCACCTTctccttgtgtcctcacatggtcgtCCCTCTGTGCGTGTCTGGCTCCTAATCTCCTCTGAGAAGGACACCAGTCGTGTTGGATTAGGATCCTAATAGACCTCACTGTAACTTAACTGCCTCTTTGAAGATCCCGCCTCTTAACACACATTCTCAAGtgctggggttaggacttcaagaTATAAATTCTGGGCGGGGACACGATTCAGCCCATAACAAATGTTACAGTGCCTGATGCCCAAGTAGGTGTGGAGAGAAGAGtcacttttgttaatttttattaaaaaaaataagaacaaaaagtaCAGAAATCCGTGGTTGACTCAATCCATGTGGTGGGATTGAGGCAGAGAAGGTGACCGGAGTCATTTAGGGGGTCAGTAAATATTCACtgaccacctactatgtgccaggccccaCTCTGGTCACTGGGGTTCATCACTGCCTGTAGTGGGTCAAACCTCTGTCCTCACGAGCTGACACGCTCATGTAGGAGATGGACAATAAGCAAAATCAATCAGTAAAGtgtgttggatgcttaaacggTGTTGCAGGGgacgcgggggtgggggggggggctgcctcttggctgcagccccctcccagctcctggctgCCTGTCAGGCCCCGAGGTCTTGTCTCCCACTCACAGgaggcctctctcctctctctgtacccTGCAGCGTGGAGGGCGAGGCCCCCAGCAGCGAGACAGGCACGTCCCTGGACAGCCCGTCGGCCTACCAGGGCCCCCTAGCGCCCGGTTCCAGCCTGAGCCCGGACCACTACGAGCACACATCGGTGGGAGCCTATGGGCTGTACGCGGGCCTGCCGGGGCAACAGCAGCGCACACGGAGGCCCAAGCTGCAGCACTCGACCTCCATCCTGCGCAAGCAGGCCGAGGAGGAGGCCATCAAGCGCTCGCGGTCACTCTCTGAGAGCTATGAGCTCTCCTCGGACCTGCAGGACAAGCAGGTAGGCGGGACCCACCACGCGGGGACAGGCAGCCGGGCTGCTCTGCCTGGAGGACGACACGCGGCCCTTTGCTGGGACTGCCTTGGGCAGCAGGAGTCTCGGCTCTCGGACACCGGCGTCCTGTGCTCTCCCGCAGATGGAAGCATGGTTATGCGCACGTGCGCTACAACTGTGACCTTTGCGTCGGCCCAGGCTGCCCTTCCTGCTCCTCCCGACCCGTGGAGGCTCTCAGAGTGAGGGCACTGGAGTGTCAGGACTtcgcctctctcccactcacagtcCTCATGGCCATGCACACAGGTTAGGTGGCCAGACACTGAGGGTTTGAGGTCCCAGGAGAGGGCTGAACCTTAGGTAGCTCTGGGGAGGAGTCCCTGGGGAGGAGTCCCTGCGGAGAAGGGCGGGAGGTCAGTTTACAACATAAATAGCACAGGCTCTGAAAAGAACACCAAGCCCATCCACAGCCAGCGGGCGAGGTTGCTTATTATATCCCTTTCGGTTTACAACTCTGTGTTCTCGTGGGAAACGACCTCACTGAGGGCTCACTTCCTCCCAAGGCAGGGGCCTTGGCCCAGACCCACCGTGAGGTTGGCACCTGTGTGCAGAATGAGGTGGGCGTACGGCCCGCCCCTGTGGCTGGGCTCCAGGGAGAAGTAAAGACAGCTGCTTGGGGTCGAGGGGAGAGGCCTGTCCTGGCTGGGTGGTGGGCGGGGGCCAAGGCCGGAGAGCTCTCGCTTCAAGagcaggcacatagtaggtactttaATAAGAATTCTCGTGTGAAACTGATGGCAAGAACCCGAGGCTGCAGCAAGCAGCTGTGCAAATGTGCAAGGCCCAACTTGTCTGGCCGGCTTCCCCTAGCTTCTGGGAGTTCCTTGGGCCATCTCCTTGTGAGTCCTGCGTGGCCACATCGACCCCTCGCCTTGCTGCCCTCCATTTGCCTCCTAGTCTTCCCACGTGTCTTTTACAGAGCAGAGGTCTGGGCCCGGTGTGGCACCTGGCTCGGAGGAGCAATGCAGGTACTGCCCAGGGCAGATCTtccctatcccccacccccagaatccCCTAcaggcccctcctctccctgttcTCGGTTCCACCCTGCGGCTTTGGACAGTCCTACTTGCTCAGCCCTCGTTCTCTTCAGCCTTCTGCCTGCGAGTTGGGAGACGGGGAGCCTGGCCAGTGGCCAGGGCCTGATAGCAAATAGCCCCCCATCCCCTGTGTCACTTGGCCCCGTAGCCAGGCCCACAACAGGGGAGGACCACCTCTGTTCCGTTTATCAGTTCCACCCAGATCCAAAGTGGATCAGAAACAGTTGATAGTAAAAGACCCCCAACAGAACCACTGAAGTAGAAGTAAGGAAGTTGAAGACCTAAGAGAGGCCCGTGGAAATAAATAATCGTCTGCTTCATCTGGTCTTACCGTGGCCACGGCTGTTCATTTTCATCTCACGCATGTTAACCAAAAGCCCATCGTGTGCCACACACCGTGCTGGGTGCTGGGAAGTCGACAGTGGACAGGGCGAGGCCCCAGCTCTTGAGCCAACACTGTGGTCCAGAAGATGGATCCGCAGACAAGTTAGCAATAAAGACAGTTTAATTCCGGAACGTGATACAAACCCCAGAGATTATAAAATAGGGGGAAGAAATGGAGTGACTGTGGGAGGCGCCAGCATTGGATAAGGGTGGTGAGGAAGGCCTCCCCAGGCTGGCATTAGAATGGAGTGTCTGAGGAAGGGGCCTTCCAGGAAGCAATAACTGCAGgcgcaaaggccctgaggcagaacaGCAGTGGTAGAAAGGATGGCAAGGAAGAGGTGGTGGAAAGGTGAGAGGGTGTCTGAGCTGTTGACTTCCTGGCAATCCTAGCTAGAGTGGGAATAGGACAGATTACATGGGAGCTACCGGATGGAAGCAGGGTAGGGTAGGGTAGGGAAATAGGGTAACACGGAGTCCCGCTTAGTGAAGGGAGCCCTCTGGCTTCAGGGCCTCTGTACCTTCTGGTGGTTTCCTATCAATGAGAACAAGAGTCCTGAGTCATCAAGAGGTGGTAGGTCTGCTTTGTGGAAGGGCGTTTCCTCTCTgttccccatccctcccccaatGTTGAGAAGTGTCCTTGTAAAGGGAGAGTGAGGGCTTGCCGGGAGAGCCCCCGCTACGGGTCAGCTCCACCTCACCTCCCAGAGCCTCTGTCCTCCGAGAAGTGGGGAGTCCCAGAGCCCCTCTGCAGACTGGATGTCATGTGAGTATTGGGCGAGGGTGATGTATAGCAGGTGAGCACGTACAGATTGGATTCCCTCCCCTGTACCCCAATAAACCTTCAGACTGGGCCTTGAGTCAGTTCTGGCCCAGACGGAAGAATGACCAGGGGGAGTCTAGGCAATGCGTAAGAGCAGGCCTGGGCCAGCATGTGTCCTGGACCGAGAGGGGCTTTGATGACAAAAACAGAGCCCATTTTTGCCTTCCCAAAGTCCCTCTTCTTTCCCCTGACCCCTCCCCCAGATCTGGGGAGCCGGTCTCAGGCAAGCAGGGTTGCTACTTGGATTCTGAGGTCCAAActcagcaggggagagagagccctGAAGTGAACCCTGGATCTGAGCTGGTGGCACTGCCATCGTGACCCCACCCCCAAAGGTGACATGAGGGGACCCACAACACAAGCCATGGATGGCGGAGAAGAGACGGCTCCCTAGAGCTCAGCCTTGGGCCCTTTATCGGCTCCATTGGCTTTCACAGCCCCACTCAAAACCCCAAGAAAACAAAGTCTGCTTACAGATGTGGAAGTGAGGTCATCTCTTTGGATGGTGTTCAGTAACTTCAGGGCAGGAGAAAAAACAGACCCACCCTGGCTGACTCTGGGCCCAGAAAAGTCGTTTTGatccacccccccaccacacacacacacacactccacgcTCCTCTCCTCTGAAGGGAGCCGCTCTGCCCAGCCTGCTGCTCCCTTGCCTGTGGGCCCCAGAGAGCTGGCGCGTTTGGTTTTCGGGGGGAGCTGACATCCCAGAGCCAGGAAGTGAGGGGTCCAGGACCTGCACTGATGTGCGTGAAGCTCCAAGCCCTCTGTTCCCGGCCCACCCCACCGCGGCTCTGAGTGACCCTCTCCCCTGACTCGGGCCATAGCCTGGATTTGCTGAGCGTCTGGTTCTATTTCagttaggtgtgtgtgtgtctgttcccCTGGACAGGCTGTttgcttcttgagggcagggaccttatctctctctgccaccaGCTTTGGTGTGATACCGGGCACAGAGTAGGCAGGTGGGGTCTAGACAAGCAGGGTGTGGTGCACATGTGCCTCACTCCTGAGGACCTGAGACCTCTCTTGGCCCCACATCAGGTACCCCCTGTGCCCAGCACCCCAAAAGCCCTGGCTTGGCCAAGAAACCAGTTCCTTGTCTTGAGTTCTCTTTGATTCCTACAGAGCAGCCTCCTACTCAGGAACAAGGTGCGGGGAGCAGCCCTTGGGCTGTCCTTGGTCACCGAGCGCTGGCATGAGCCTCAGGGCTTTGGGAGGCTCGTGGGTCACATGGGGGAGTCCCAGGCAGTGCTACCTGCCTGCAGCCTTGCCCCGTCTCCGTGCCTCATCAAGGAGAGGGATGAGCAGGACACATGGTTCCGGACTCGCTCTGGAGTCTGGAGGCCTCCAGCCATGTGCTCAGTGTCTTCTCTGGGCCTTAGCTTCCCCATCTGTCTAGTGAGGGGCCTTGGGGACCCCCTAAATTGTAAACACCTTCCAGGAATGCCGTCAAGAGCCTTCTAGCATCTATGTCATCAGGTGCTCGCCATGATCCTACAACGTGGGTCTGAGTCTGTCCCCTACTTTACAGATGCGGAAACTGGGGAAGGGCACGGCTTCAAGGCTTATGCAGAGTAACACAGCTAACGAGGGCAGGGTGGGATTGCAGCGTGGGCATCTGGCCTCGAAGTCTGTGCCTCAGTAAGGTGATTCTCTCAGGCCTCCCTGAAGCtcagtctcacacacacacacacacacacacacacacacacacacacacctgcccccaGCTAGTAAGAGCACATTGTCTGCTGTAGAGAAGAAATAAGGCCAAAAGCCTGCAACCCCTGCTCAGCGTCCAGGATCTCACTGACATCTTTGGCGGGTCTCTTAACCTTCTCGTGCCATGGGTCCCTCCTCTCTGCAGGGGCTGCCTTCACGTCTCCCAGCATCTCCCAAGTTTCATTAAACCACAGGCCCGCAAGATGCACTAGGGCCAAAGGTTTCTGTCGCCAAAGAAATTTGGGAACTCGCCACCTTTTAAAGGTTCTGAGAAGTCCCGCAGGGAACATCTTGCGTTCACGTGGTGCTGCTCCATTTTATTTGGTCTGGGAACCCCCGTTTTGCCCACCTTCACCAGCTCGCCTCCGTGGTTGCCGGAACCAACTTTGGGATGTGCCCAGGCCTCTCTCTCCACATGGTGCTGCCACGGGGCTGGGCGCTAGCAGGAGCATGGGTGGGCAAGGTGCTGTGCCAGCGCGCGGGGCTGTCCTCACCGtcctgtcctctcccctcccaggtgGAGATGCTAGAACGCAAGTATGGAGGCCGCCTTGTGACGCGCCATGCGGCCCGCACCATCCAGACGGCCTTCCGCCAGTACCAGATGAACAAGAACTTCGAGCGCCTGCGCAGCTCCATGTCGGAGAACCGCATGTCGCGCCGGATCGTGCTGTCCAACATGAGGATGCAGTTCTCCTTCGAGGGTCCTGAGAAGGTGCACAGCTCCTACTTCGAGGGGAAGCAGGTCTCGGTGACGGACGACGGCTCGCAGCTGGGGGCCCTGGTGCCGTCGGAGCGCGGCGACCTCGGCGAGCCACCCGCCCTCAAGTCTCCCGCCCCATCCAGCGACTTCGCGGACGCCATCACGGAGCTGGAGGACGCCTTCTCCAGGCAGGTGAAATCGCTGGCAGAGTCCATCGACGACGCCCTCCACTGCCGCAGCCTGCACTCGGGGGAGGCGCCCCCTGCCGACACGGGACGGGCCCGGGATGCCGAGCCCAAGCCGGCCCTGCACGGCGCCGACCACCACAAACTGGACGAGATGACCGCCTCGTACAGCGACGTCACCCTGTACATCGATGAGGAGGAGCTGtcgccccccctgcccctctcacagGCCGGGCACCGGCCGCCCAGCGCCGAGTCGGACCCGCGGCTGCGGGCCGGGGGCGCCTCGCAGGACTACTGGGCGCTGGCCCACAAAGACGACAAGGGGGACACGGACACGAGCTGCCGGAGCACGCCGTCGCTCGAGCGGCAAGAGCAGCGGCTGCGCGTGGAGCACCTCCCGCTGCTCACCATCGAGCCGCCCAGCGACAGCTCCGTGGACCTCAGCGACCGCTCGGACCGCGGCTCGCTCAAGAGGCAGAGCGCCTACGAACGCAGCCTGGGCGGGCCACAGGGCAGCCCCAAGCACGGCCCCCTGGGCGGCCCCCCGAAGAGCCTTCCCCGGGAGGAGCCCGAGTTGCGGCCCCGGCCCCCCCGGCCCCTGGACAGCCACCTGGCCATCAACGGCTCGGCCAACAGGCAGAGCAGGTCCGAGTCTGACTACTCGGACGGGGACAACGACAGCATCAACAGCACGTCCAACTCCAACGACACCATCAACTGCAGCTCTGAATCGTCGTCCCGTGACAGCCTGCGGGAGCAGACGCTCAGCAAGCAGACCTACCACAAGGAGACCCGCAACAGCTGGGACTCCCCGGCCTTCAGCAACGACGTCATCCGCAAGAGGCACTATCGCATTGGCCtcaatctcttcaacaagtgaGTGCCTGCCAGCCCCGCGGGAGCGTGGGGCAGGCCTTCCTCTCGTgccccggggcctttgcacaCACCTGTGGTTTAAAAATGAGCACGCGTGAGGCCATGACACTGCGCTAATGGCACCTACAGCAGCACCTGGCATAGCCGATGCTGTCATAGAGGAGACTGGAGCCCGGTGAGCGGTGggcccggcccccccccccccggcccccgagGACCCTGTCGTGGGGAGAGCAGAGCCTCACAGGCAGAGCCACAGCCGAATGAAGGGTTTCTCTGATAGAGCAACATGGGGACAGGAGTTCAGGGCCCTGTTGGCACCTAGAACAGCCCCCAGCATACAGTAGGTTCTCTGGAAACATGAACGTACAGGCTGATGTGCTGTGAAACACTGCACCTGGCCATGAATACCAGGCTCGGGGAGTTGGATTTTATTCTCTGGGTGACGAGGGGCACGAAGTTCTTTGGGCGAGGGCATGATGGTGTCCGTGTCTGAGCAAGATCTCCCAGGGCAGGTGCAGGCTGGGCTCGGAGGCGTGCGTCGGGGAGGAAGGACACAGATAAACCCGGTTCTAGCAGAAATCTCAGCAAGGTCCTGTGGGAGATGTGTGAATTGGGTCTGTTGAGTGGCCACTACCCGCCAGGAGTTCTAGAAAGGTGCTGTGGGGGCAGTCCTGAGAGCAGATTTAAGGAGGGAGAAGGGTATTTAAAGCAGGCTATTCTTAGCCTGGCCAAAAATAGCAAGCggaaggggaggggagctgtGACTACTCCCTAGGAGGAGACGCTGGCGGGCTCTGATTATTCAACCTCATATTTCACATCGTTTCCAGCCCCGGGGCCTCTGGGATTGGGGGTCATCAGACGTCAGCCTGGCACTGACCTCTCCAACTTGGGGATGTGGCCAGACTGCCCGGTGGTTATGGACACATGCCCTCTACTCTTCCCTGTGCCCTCTTCTAGATTTAGGGAGACTTGGGGCCACTTTTGAGCCATCCCTGGCACAAATAGAAGTGCTGCTCTGTCTTGGGGGTTCAGTAGGCCTCGACCCACAGGGTGGGTGTAAGGAACAGGACATTTACATGGGAGCAGCCAGAGGTCTCTGGGTCACTGGTCCTCACTCAGCTAAGAACTAAGAGTCTCAGACACCTCACATCTGCCAGGGTGCTCTCTCCTGAGACTCCCATCAGCCCGTGGCTCGCGGCACGTGAGGACAGCCTCACCACTGCACGAACCATGGCTGGAGCAGCGCACTAGCAGGAAGGGCCATATCCTGCTGAGCCCACCCTGAGCTCTGTCCGGAAAATGCGTTCCCACCTGCTCCTGGGCACAGGCCAGCTCCCAGACCCAGGCCCGTGGCCTCCTGGGGGAGGCTGGAATGACCTGGGGCTCGCCTAGTGTCCAAGCCGAACTCTTGGACTGGCAAACTGCCAGAGACGTCCTGAGGGTGGGGGTCCGAGCTGCATCGGCAGGTGGAGTGCAGAAGAAAGTCCCTCAACCGACCAGTGTTGGTCTGTGTAGATTAGCTCTGTTTTGAGTTATGTGTGCGGCACGGGAATATGTTCCCGACGGAAAATGAAAGCCTTCCAGTTAGGATAGCATTCCCTTTGGCTCTTGTCATTTCGGAGCCTCTCCCCCCAGATCTTTATTCCGTGCGTGGGTGTGTGTGCTCTTAGGAACTGCAGACAGCCTGCCCGGGCTCAGACTGGCCTCTCTTCTGTACGGTGGGGCTGGGCCCAGTTGCATCCACCTCGCAGGGTGTGAGTTGTACGCGAGCAGGTGTGTAAAGTGCTCGAAGcagcgcctggcacagagtaagtcgTATCCAAGTGTTAGCCACGGTTGCTGCGGCCTTGCTGACATCATCTGGGGCCTGGAGTTGTGGACGTCCTCTACTAGGATATCGCCGCACGGCTTGCTGTTGGGAGATCTCCCCCGTCCGTGTGCATGGCCACCTCCCTCCTGCTCACTGCTGTGTAGTGGGTCCTGGTGTGGCTATTCACATCACCGATCCGGCCAGTCGTTCCTACTTCTTCTTCATGATTACCAACCACCTATGACGAGGAGTGTGGATCTGTTCTTAGCATACACTCCCAAGGGCGTCTGCAGGGAAGCTAGCTAAAAGCGGTATCATGGGGGCTTAGGTAGGCACGTTCTCCATTGAAATAGGAGCTGCCAACTTACTCTTTAAAAGGGGGCTCTGcccatttcctctctctgctgctggATCCGAAAGGTCATCTTGCTCCCGCATGCTTGGCAACAGTCCGtgttgtctccccacccccaatcagAGGGTAGAAATAATTCTCTCTTGGTCGTTTTAGTTTCCGTTTTCTAGCTTTGCATCTGTGTGTGTCTTagccatttgtattttctcttctataaaatgccagtttatattttttttttagattttttttaaataatctttacacccaacatggggctcaaacttagaaccccgagatcaagagttgcatgctctactaaaCTAGCTGGGTGCCCccagtttatatatattttttatatgtatttatttaaattcaagttgtttaacatacagcgtagtattgctttcagaagtagaacccagtgattcgtcacttaactatgatacccagtgctcatcccagcaagtgccctccctaatgcccatcacccatttagcccatccccccaacacacacaccccacagcaaccctcagtttgttctctgtatttaagagtctcttatggtttgcgtccctctctgtttttatcttatttttccttctcttcccctgtgttcatctgttgtgtttcttacacatatgagtgaaatcatacgacatctgtctttctctgcctgacttatgttgcttagcataatacactctagttcatGTTTTTTGCTCAGTTTTTGTCATGTTGATTTACTAGTAGTTCTTTATTTATCATGGATACTGATCCTTTGTAATTACAAACATTTTCTGTCACTTGTcctctttctaatttttcttttgagatataattcacacaccataaaattcacccttataaaaagtgtgcagttcagtggttCTCGGTTCTGTCTTTTAACTTTGTGCTCTTTCGTctaacaaaagttttttttttattttttgtgtttcttaaattgagataaattgacatataacatcagTTTCAGATGCACAATGTAATGATTTCGATTTTtatgtatattgcaaaatgaccaCAATGCGTTAACATCcctcaccacacatagttacaacttttttcttgtgatgagaacgtttaagatctactctc from Prionailurus viverrinus isolate Anna chromosome A2, UM_Priviv_1.0, whole genome shotgun sequence encodes the following:
- the IQSEC1 gene encoding IQ motif and SEC7 domain-containing protein 1 isoform X7, whose protein sequence is MKGGGSAVWSLMWKYCISVRTLSVEGEAPSSETGTSLDSPSAYQGPLAPGSSLSPDHYEHTSVGAYGLYAGLPGQQQRTRRPKLQHSTSILRKQAEEEAIKRSRSLSESYELSSDLQDKQVEMLERKYGGRLVTRHAARTIQTAFRQYQMNKNFERLRSSMSENRMSRRIVLSNMRMQFSFEGPEKVHSSYFEGKQVSVTDDGSQLGALVPSERGDLGEPPALKSPAPSSDFADAITELEDAFSRQVKSLAESIDDALHCRSLHSGEAPPADTGRARDAEPKPALHGADHHKLDEMTASYSDVTLYIDEEELSPPLPLSQAGHRPPSAESDPRLRAGGASQDYWALAHKDDKGDTDTSCRSTPSLERQEQRLRVEHLPLLTIEPPSDSSVDLSDRSDRGSLKRQSAYERSLGGPQGSPKHGPLGGPPKSLPREEPELRPRPPRPLDSHLAINGSANRQSRSESDYSDGDNDSINSTSNSNDTINCSSESSSRDSLREQTLSKQTYHKETRNSWDSPAFSNDVIRKRHYRIGLNLFNKKPEKGVQYLIERGFVPDTPVGVAHFLLQRKGLSRQMIGEFLGNRQKQFNRDVLDCVVDEMDFSAMELDEALRKFQAHIRVQGEAQKVERLIEAFSQRYCICNPGVVRQFRNPDTIFILAFAIILLNTDMYSPNVKPERKMKLEDFVKNLRGVDDGEDIPREMLIGIYERIRKRELKTNEDHVSQVQKVEKLIVGKKPIGSLHHGLGCVLSLPHRRLVCYCRLFEVPDPNKPQKLGLHQREIFLFNDLLVVTKIFQKKKNSVTYSFRQSFSLYGMQVLLFENQYYPNGIRLTSAVPGADIKVLINFNAPNPQDRKKFTDDLRESIAEVQEMEKHRIESELEKQKGVVRPSMSQCSSLKKESGNGTLSRACLDDSYASGEGLKRSALSSSLRDLSEAGKRGRRSSAGSLESNVE
- the IQSEC1 gene encoding IQ motif and SEC7 domain-containing protein 1 isoform X6; the encoded protein is MKGGGSAVWSLMWKYCISVRTLSVEGEAPSSETGTSLDSPSAYQGPLAPGSSLSPDHYEHTSVGAYGLYAGLPGQQQRTRRPKLQHSTSILRKQAEEEAIKRSRSLSESYELSSDLQDKQVEMLERKYGGRLVTRHAARTIQTAFRQYQMNKNFERLRSSMSENRMSRRIVLSNMRMQFSFEGPEKVHSSYFEGKQVSVTDDGSQLGALVPSERGDLGEPPALKSPAPSSDFADAITELEDAFSRQVKSLAESIDDALHCRSLHSGEAPPADTGRARDAEPKPALHGADHHKLDEMTASYSDVTLYIDEEELSPPLPLSQAGHRPPSAESDPRLRAGGASQDYWALAHKDDKGDTDTSCRSTPSLERQEQRLRVEHLPLLTIEPPSDSSVDLSDRSDRGSLKRQSAYERSLGGPQGSPKHGPLGGPPKSLPREEPELRPRPPRPLDSHLAINGSANRQSRSESDYSDGDNDSINSTSNSNDTINCSSESSSRDSLREQTLSKQTYHKETRNSWDSPAFSNDVIRKRHYRIGLNLFNKKPEKGVQYLIERGFVPDTPVGVAHFLLQRKGLSRQMIGEFLGNRQKQFNRDVLDCVVDEMDFSAMELDEALRKFQAHIRVQGEAQKVERLIEAFSQRYCICNPGVVRQFRNPDTIFILAFAIILLNTDMYSPNVKPERKMKLEDFVKNLRGVDDGEDIPREMLIGIYERIRKRELKTNEDHVSQVQKVEKLIVGKKPIGSLHHGLGCVLSLPHRRLVCYCRLFEVPDPNKPQKLGLHQREIFLFNDLLVVTKIFQKKKNSVTYSFRQSFSLYGMQVLLFENQYYPNGIRLTSAVPGADIKVLINFNAPNPQDRKKFTDDLRESIAEVQEMEKHRIESELEKQKGVVRPSMSQCSSLKKESGNGTLSRACLDDSYASGEGLKRSALSSSLRDLSEAVRKTRPVYNVCMTAHRMDVP
- the IQSEC1 gene encoding IQ motif and SEC7 domain-containing protein 1 isoform X8, which codes for MKGGGSAVWSLMWKYCISVRTLSVEGEAPSSETGTSLDSPSAYQGPLAPGSSLSPDHYEHTSVGAYGLYAGLPGQQQRTRRPKLQHSTSILRKQAEEEAIKRSRSLSESYELSSDLQDKQVEMLERKYGGRLVTRHAARTIQTAFRQYQMNKNFERLRSSMSENRMSRRIVLSNMRMQFSFEGPEKVHSSYFEGKQVSVTDDGSQLGALVPSERGDLGEPPALKSPAPSSDFADAITELEDAFSRQVKSLAESIDDALHCRSLHSGEAPPADTGRARDAEPKPALHGADHHKLDEMTASYSDVTLYIDEEELSPPLPLSQAGHRPPSAESDPRLRAGGASQDYWALAHKDDKGDTDTSCRSTPSLERQEQRLRVEHLPLLTIEPPSDSSVDLSDRSDRGSLKRQSAYERSLGGPQGSPKHGPLGGPPKSLPREEPELRPRPPRPLDSHLAINGSANRQSRSESDYSDGDNDSINSTSNSNDTINCSSESSSRDSLREQTLSKQTYHKETRNSWDSPAFSNDVIRKRHYRIGLNLFNKKPEKGVQYLIERGFVPDTPVGVAHFLLQRKGLSRQMIGEFLGNRQKQFNRDVLDCVVDEMDFSAMELDEALRKFQAHIRVQGEAQKVERLIEAFSQRYCICNPGVVRQFRNPDTIFILAFAIILLNTDMYSPNVKPERKMKLEDFVKNLRGVDDGEDIPREMLIGIYERIRKRELKTNEDHVSQVQKVEKLIVGKKPIGSLHHGLGCVLSLPHRRLVCYCRLFEVPDPNKPQKLGLHQREIFLFNDLLVVTKIFQKKKNSVTYSFRQSFSLYGMQVLLFENQYYPNGIRLTSAVPGADIKVLINFNAPNPQDRKKFTDDLRESIAEVQEMEKHRIESELEKQKGVVRPSMSQCSSLKKESGNGTLSRACLDDSYASGEGLKRSALSSSLRDLSEAGVHH